One window of Microcoleus vaginatus PCC 9802 genomic DNA carries:
- a CDS encoding sulfite exporter TauE/SafE family protein, which yields MLDLLLIAILGFLGSFGHCAGMCGPLTMAFSLSNSRNDKLAAFRFHLLLNMGRITAYALVGAAIGGLGSVLIAGGLLAGTGSELRRAIALLTGTMLIWFGVGQIKPNLLPGLPLLHPLSHDRVGQAMSKLSAEKKWWVPIALGLLWGLIPCGFLYAAQIKAAETGNSVLGAATMLAFGLGTLPTMLGVSFLAGRLSADKRSQLFRMGGWVTVAIGILTLLRTDEMVDFTGHAALLCLILALLARPVSKFLPQLLRYRRALGVGAFVLAVAHTFHMLDHTLKWNFDALSFMLPQHQLGMAAGMLSLLLMLPAAVTSCDRIQIYLGQLWRMLHLLSVPAFLLCAIHAALIGSHYLGGFEWKLHNQLLTAVLAVVTVLVMFVRSRLFWSVLSLESFYVSPVKQK from the coding sequence CAACGATAAATTAGCTGCTTTCCGCTTTCATTTGCTGCTAAATATGGGGAGAATTACTGCATACGCTTTGGTTGGTGCAGCAATTGGCGGACTGGGTTCGGTGTTAATTGCTGGCGGGCTTTTGGCAGGTACGGGTAGCGAATTGCGGCGGGCGATCGCACTTCTGACGGGTACGATGCTGATTTGGTTCGGAGTAGGGCAAATTAAACCGAACTTGCTGCCGGGATTGCCGCTGCTGCACCCGCTGTCGCACGATCGAGTCGGACAAGCAATGAGCAAGCTTTCGGCAGAAAAAAAGTGGTGGGTGCCGATTGCTTTGGGTTTGCTTTGGGGTTTGATTCCCTGCGGCTTCCTCTACGCAGCGCAGATTAAGGCGGCGGAAACCGGAAATTCGGTTTTGGGTGCGGCGACGATGCTGGCTTTTGGACTCGGCACGCTGCCAACTATGCTGGGAGTGAGTTTTCTTGCTGGCAGATTGAGCGCGGATAAGCGCAGTCAACTGTTTCGGATGGGTGGCTGGGTGACGGTGGCGATCGGGATTCTTACCTTGTTGCGAACCGATGAAATGGTCGATTTTACCGGTCACGCAGCGCTGCTGTGCTTGATACTAGCACTGTTGGCGCGTCCGGTGAGCAAGTTTTTGCCGCAACTGCTGCGCTACCGCCGCGCTTTGGGTGTGGGCGCGTTTGTCTTAGCAGTCGCCCACACGTTTCATATGCTGGATCATACGCTGAAATGGAATTTTGACGCGCTATCTTTTATGTTGCCGCAGCATCAGTTGGGAATGGCGGCTGGGATGCTGTCGCTGCTGTTGATGTTGCCGGCGGCGGTTACAAGTTGCGATCGTATTCAAATTTATTTAGGCCAACTGTGGCGAATGCTTCACCTGTTAAGCGTTCCAGCTTTTTTGCTGTGCGCCATTCATGCTGCACTCATCGGTTCCCACTATCTCGGCGGTTTTGAATGGAAGTTGCACAATCAACTGCTTACAGCCGTGTTAGCGGTGGTTACGGTGTTAGTTATGTTTGTGCGATCGCGCTTATTTTGGTCAGTTTTATCACTAGAAAGTTTCTATGTTTCCCCTGTCAAACAAAAGTAA
- a CDS encoding cytochrome ubiquinol oxidase subunit I has protein sequence MDILSNTVALSRMQFALTAIFHMLWPVLTTGMGIYLVIVEGMWLKTRNSDYYHHARFWSKLYLLNFGIGVASGIPMEFQFGTNWAPFSEAVGDFFGSILGFEASMAFMLEAGFLGIMLFGWERVNPIVHYFATIMVAFGANLSTVWILVANSWLQTPAGGEMVNGKFIVSDYFQAIMNPFALNSILHMFFATLETSLFVIGGISAWYILNKRNQAFFSKSLKIAIATAIAVAPLQIYIGHLSAEQVYHYQPAKLAAIEAKWETSPAGESADWTLLALPNEKAQKNDWEIRVPNGLGYVLEFKQKLSEPVLGLKEWKPENRPRMVGLIYYCFRIMSGIGFFFVGLMLFSIIQWMRGKLAAENIAAQPWLMRAWVLAAPLGYIAVESGWIVRCVGKQPWALYGQIRTADAVSNIPASNVLTSLSFFAVVYSFLFVCALYFGSRIIRQGPNLSLPVPGLDNQPEIESQPAGDIPDKRPVEAQQ, from the coding sequence ATGGATATCTTATCTAACACCGTGGCCCTATCGCGGATGCAATTTGCGCTAACCGCCATATTCCATATGCTGTGGCCAGTTCTGACAACTGGAATGGGGATTTATCTGGTAATTGTTGAAGGAATGTGGCTGAAAACTCGCAATTCCGACTACTACCATCACGCTCGTTTTTGGTCTAAACTCTACCTCCTAAACTTCGGTATAGGAGTAGCTTCAGGAATTCCGATGGAATTTCAATTTGGCACGAACTGGGCACCATTCTCTGAAGCTGTTGGTGACTTTTTTGGCAGCATTTTAGGCTTTGAAGCTTCAATGGCATTTATGCTAGAAGCCGGCTTTTTAGGAATTATGCTGTTTGGTTGGGAGCGCGTTAACCCGATCGTCCATTATTTCGCTACAATCATGGTAGCCTTCGGCGCTAACCTATCAACCGTCTGGATTTTAGTCGCTAACTCTTGGCTGCAAACTCCTGCGGGCGGAGAAATGGTCAATGGCAAGTTTATTGTCAGCGATTACTTTCAAGCAATTATGAACCCGTTCGCATTAAACAGCATTCTTCATATGTTTTTTGCGACGTTAGAAACTTCGCTGTTTGTCATTGGCGGAATTAGCGCTTGGTATATTCTCAATAAGCGCAACCAAGCCTTTTTTTCCAAGTCATTAAAAATTGCCATAGCGACAGCAATCGCCGTTGCACCTTTGCAGATATACATCGGACATTTGAGCGCCGAACAAGTTTATCACTATCAACCCGCTAAATTAGCAGCAATCGAAGCTAAGTGGGAAACCTCACCAGCGGGAGAGTCAGCAGATTGGACTTTGCTAGCTTTGCCTAATGAAAAAGCCCAAAAAAATGACTGGGAAATTCGTGTTCCTAATGGCTTAGGATACGTTCTGGAATTTAAACAAAAACTCTCCGAACCCGTACTCGGATTGAAGGAATGGAAGCCAGAAAATAGACCCCGGATGGTGGGTTTAATCTACTATTGTTTCCGCATCATGTCGGGAATTGGATTCTTCTTTGTAGGATTAATGCTGTTCAGTATAATTCAGTGGATGCGAGGCAAACTTGCTGCTGAAAATATTGCCGCTCAACCTTGGCTGATGCGCGCTTGGGTATTAGCTGCTCCCCTAGGATATATTGCTGTAGAATCGGGTTGGATTGTCCGCTGTGTCGGCAAACAACCGTGGGCTTTATACGGGCAAATTCGCACTGCTGACGCGGTGTCAAACATCCCCGCCAGCAATGTTTTAACTTCTCTCAGTTTCTTTGCCGTTGTTTACAGCTTTTTGTTTGTTTGTGCCTTGTATTTTGGCAGCAGAATTATCCGCCAAGGCCCTAATTTAAGCCTGCCTGTGCCAGGTTTAGACAATCAACCCGAAATCGAAAGTCAACCAGCAGGAGACATTCCCGATAAACGTCCCGTAGAAGCACAACAATAG
- the cydB gene encoding cytochrome d ubiquinol oxidase subunit II: protein MQALEHFLPQVWFVILALFLLLYVMLDGFDLGVGILSLTSDDEERRDILMTSLGNVWDANETWLVLMAGALFGAFPLAYGTILTALYIPICLMLFGLIFRAVAFEFREHSNRKLLWNYAFGAGSFLAALAQGFALGAVLEGIAVDEAGHFVGSTWDWLDWRSILVALTLIQGYVLIGSTYLIMKTEGELQTNHYRTAKIAAVTTLIGAILITIATPIFYESARARLFEKPLVYVFAAIPLLGVMLVGLLLKSLANKEERTPFVWTILIFLLSFIGLGLIVFPYIIPSKITIYQAAASPSALVFMIVFMGILLPIMIFYNIYNYVVFRGKVVGGHYGK from the coding sequence ATGCAAGCTTTGGAGCATTTTCTCCCGCAAGTTTGGTTTGTCATTTTGGCTTTGTTTCTCTTGCTCTACGTCATGCTAGACGGTTTTGACTTAGGAGTAGGAATCTTGTCTCTGACTTCTGACGACGAGGAACGCAGGGACATTTTAATGACGAGTTTGGGCAACGTTTGGGACGCCAACGAAACGTGGCTGGTGTTGATGGCAGGCGCTTTATTTGGTGCATTTCCACTTGCTTACGGCACGATTTTAACGGCATTGTACATACCGATTTGCCTGATGCTTTTTGGTTTGATATTTCGGGCTGTAGCCTTTGAGTTTCGCGAGCATTCTAATCGCAAATTACTCTGGAATTATGCCTTTGGTGCTGGCAGTTTTTTAGCAGCTTTAGCTCAAGGATTTGCCTTGGGTGCCGTGCTCGAGGGCATTGCGGTTGATGAAGCCGGTCACTTTGTAGGTTCTACTTGGGATTGGCTGGATTGGCGATCGATCTTGGTTGCTTTGACGCTGATTCAAGGCTATGTTTTGATCGGTTCAACCTATCTAATTATGAAAACGGAGGGCGAACTGCAAACAAATCACTATCGCACGGCTAAAATTGCGGCGGTGACGACTTTAATCGGAGCGATTTTAATTACGATTGCCACTCCGATTTTTTACGAAAGTGCTAGAGCCAGGTTGTTCGAGAAACCGCTAGTTTATGTCTTTGCCGCGATTCCTTTGCTGGGAGTGATGTTGGTAGGACTGCTGCTGAAAAGTCTCGCAAACAAAGAAGAACGCACGCCGTTTGTCTGGACGATTCTGATTTTTTTGCTCAGTTTTATCGGCTTGGGGTTGATTGTTTTTCCCTATATTATTCCCTCCAAAATCACGATTTACCAAGCTGCAGCTTCGCCCAGCGCCCTGGTATTTATGATTGTGTTCATGGGCATTCTGCTCCCGATTATGATTTTTTACAACATCTACAATTATGTTGTGTTTCGGGGTAAGGTTGTCGGCGGCCACTACGGGAAATAA